The Caulobacter vibrioides sequence ACCGCCGATGAAGTCGCGGATCGCCGCCAGGAGGTCCAGCACGACATTGGCGCCCAGGATCGACTGGGCGTAGATCGCGCCCTTGTACTCCTGGACAGGGCGGCCTTCGATAAAGGGCGTCGTGGTGATCAGCATCCGAGAATCCTGGCGGACTATAGGGTTAACTTAGGCGCAAACGCCGCCTTTCGCGAGGGGCTCCCTCCGCGCGCGAGACTTTCGATCACGCCGTTCGCTCAATGCGGGAATCTCGTGCGCCAGCCCTTCCTGCGGGGGCGGGCTTAAGGCAGATTGGCCGCGTTTACCGTGTCCCGGAGCCGTTTGGTGATCTTCGCGAAATCGCACGTCGAGCTGCACAACATCCGCGCCAATGTGGAGCGGGTGAAGAAGCTCTCCGACAACGTCGTCGGCGTGGGGCCGCTGGGCGTGGGTCTGGACGGTCTGCTGACCTGGATTCCGGGGGCGGGCGAGCTCTACAGCCTGGGCGCGGGCGGCCTGATCGTGCTGGACGCGGTGCGGGCGCGGGCCGCGCCGATGGTCATCATCCAGATCTGCGCGATCATCCTGATCGATACGGTCGCCGGCTCGGTGCCGGTGGCCGGCAAGGTGGCGGACGTGCTGTTCACCGGCCACAAGTGGTCGGCGGACATGTTGACCAAGCACATGGACGACACGATCTATTTCGAAGGGACCCGCAAGGAGGTCCAGGCGACGCAAGAATATCGCGACCTTCTGGCCCGCATCCAGGCGGGCAAGGAGAAGCGACGGGTCGTGTTCCTGGGCTAGGGCGTGACGTCGAAAGTGGGAACCGGTTTTGGCAAGGGTCACGCTCTAAGTGTTTGATTTAGAGCCTCTCTATCGCGTCAAAACGATTCCGTTTTGACGCGCGAGGCTCTAGCGGCAACGACAACAGGGACGGAGCGTTGAGCCAAGCATGACCGACGAAATCTCCGTTTCAGCCGACTATTCCGACCGGCATGCCGGGCGTCGCGCCAAGGCCCATCGGGCCTGGCGTTCGGCGGAAACCATCAAGGGTCTGTCTGATCGCCTGATTGGCCTTGGCCCGTTCGGTCTGGGCCTGGACGGCGTGCTGTCGTGGGTTCCGGGCGTGGGCCCGCTGTACAGCGTCGGCGCGGGCGCGTTCCTCCTGTTCAACGCCGTCAGCGCCGGCGCCTCGGCCGCGACGCTCGCCCGGATGCTGGCCTATGTCCTGGCCGACACCGCGACCGACGCCGTGCCGTTCGCGGGTTCGGTCGTCGACATGCTGTTCCCGGGCCACCTGATGGCGGCCAAGGCGCT is a genomic window containing:
- a CDS encoding DUF4112 domain-containing protein, which produces MVIFAKSHVELHNIRANVERVKKLSDNVVGVGPLGVGLDGLLTWIPGAGELYSLGAGGLIVLDAVRARAAPMVIIQICAIILIDTVAGSVPVAGKVADVLFTGHKWSADMLTKHMDDTIYFEGTRKEVQATQEYRDLLARIQAGKEKRRVVFLG
- a CDS encoding DUF4112 domain-containing protein, translating into MTDEISVSADYSDRHAGRRAKAHRAWRSAETIKGLSDRLIGLGPFGLGLDGVLSWVPGVGPLYSVGAGAFLLFNAVSAGASAATLARMLAYVLADTATDAVPFAGSVVDMLFPGHLMAAKALQKDIETRHGLPDDIAAERAKKKRGLFRKKGG